The Hevea brasiliensis isolate MT/VB/25A 57/8 chromosome 1, ASM3005281v1, whole genome shotgun sequence DNA segment GTTTTTAGTTAAGTATTATGAAAGATATGATGCAAGAAAAGCAGCAGAGTCTACTCTTACAAGTCTAAAGTTTGCGTGTCTATTGGAAGATGGTGTAATACCACAAGATTGGACTGGGATCCCCAAGATTATATTAGGATGCATGATGTGATCCGTGATATGGCCTTGGGAATGGCTTCCAAACATGAGATAAAAATGGAGGTGCTTGAAGATGCTGCTTTGTTTAAACTTAAAGCAGAAGGATTTGACGAGAAATGGAAGGAAGTAAAAAGATTATCATTGTTGGGTAAGAGTTATGAAAGTTTTTCTGAATCCATGTCGCCAGCTTTTCCCCATCTCCTAACTTTttttgttaggtatactaagcTGAATCGATTTCCTGGTGGGTTCTTTCAACAATTGCACACCTTGAACATTTTGGACTTGTCAAGAAATTGGGACTTAACTGAGTTACCAAGTGGGACTGGAGTATTAATCAATTTGCAGCATCTTAATCTCTCACATACTCGCATAAAATCGCTACCATTGGAAGTTAAAAACTTGAGAAAATTAAAGAGTTTGCTAATGGATGGTACATACGATCTTGCAAATATCCCAAGAGGAGTCATTTCAAGTCTTTCATTATTGCAGGTGTTCACCAAGACCCAACTTATTCATGATAAACTCTTCGATGAAGGGGGCTTGTTGGAGGAGTTAGAGTCCTTGGAATACTTGAATGACGTTTGCATCACATTAACTAATCTTAGCTCCATCCAAAAATATATGAGTAGCCTCAGGTTGGAAAGCTACATTAGAGGACTCTTAGTCAGTACATGCAATAATTTGACCTCATTTGAGATGTCATCTTCAATCTTGAGAATCGCCAAGCACCTTGAAGTAGTTGCCATGCTTAATTGTCCACATCTCGAGGAGCTCCTGATTTATCCAGCAAGGCAAGCTCACTTTCAAGACCTTCGTTATCTGaacatttggggttgtccacggATAAAGGATTTGTCGACATGGGTGATTCATGCTCCAAGACTTCAAACTCTTGTTGTGTGTTCTTGTTCCTCATTTGAGGAAATAATAGCAGACAGATTCAGCTCCGCAGAAATGGACATTTTTCCAAATCTTAGACTGTTGATTTTGAAGAGTCTACCACAGCTAAGGAGCATCTGCCATCAAATCTTGCCCTTCCCTTCCCTGCAAGTGCTGCGAGTAACTGGTTGCCCGAGTCTGAAAAAGCTCCCGTTTGATTCCAATAGTGCAAAGAACAACTTAGAGAAGATAGAAGGAGCGGAAGAGTGGTGGAACGAGTTGCAGTGGGAGGATGACGCTTATAAGCTTGCTTTCGCTTCAAAATTTACTCGCTACGGCTTACGGGTACCTTTCTATTGTTGGAGTCTTGCATGGTTTCATCTGGCCTAAGTTTTTggcttctttttttatttatttatttattaaaaacatattttatttagaaatttcaatttttttgtataataaattgtataataataaatatttatagaaattttattttactgatcataatataaaattataaaagaactgtattttaatttttataggaAGGAGGCATAGGAGACTCTGCAGAGTCTGAGAAAGAGATGAAACAGATGATAGAGAAAGCATTGGCAAGCACA contains these protein-coding regions:
- the LOC110653804 gene encoding LOW QUALITY PROTEIN: probable disease resistance protein At1g61300 (The sequence of the model RefSeq protein was modified relative to this genomic sequence to represent the inferred CDS: inserted 1 base in 1 codon; deleted 2 bases in 1 codon); translated protein: METWCPNILSTVWDAIKSVLKWVLNRTDYFCDLQQDVKSLKDGKDNLMKVRKLIEERVTREETQLRQRTPKVTLWLHRVEDKQNSVDEVIKEGEEEILKKCARCFFPKNFCAYQEVGKNVSSELNDLNKLIEEGEDFGEVTETKISYNPVDEKPVEEIVGLESEFNQVWKCLEDQSVRTIGIYGMGGXGKTTLLKKVNNQFLKTDHGFFAVIWIDVSKQANVEKIQEAIFNKFIIPELLWKDKDEQTKARVIMKCLTGKKFVLLLDDLWKHLDLQRIGIPSSDKANGSKVVFTTRSEEVCGSMRAERRIKVECLSPKEALQLFRTYVGEGTLNSHRDISKLAEMVAQKCQGLPLALITIGRAMNGRRNPDEWEDALKSLQNYPSDFHGKGDDIFPILEFSYDSLRDDTLKSCFLYCSIFPEDYIIEKDELFELWIREGFLVKYYERYDARKAAESTLTSLKFACLLEDGVIPQDWTGIPKIIRMHDVIRDMALGMASKHEIKMEVLEDAALFKLKAEGFDEKWKEVKRLSLLGKSYESFSESMSPAFPHLLTFFVRYTKLNRFPGGFFQQLHTLNILDLSRNWDLTELPSGTGVLINLQHLNLSHTRIKSLPLEVKNLRKLKSLLMDGTYDLANIPRGVISSLSLLQVFTKTQLIHDKLFDEGGLLEELESLEYLNDVCITLTNLSSIQKYMSSLRLESYIRGLLVSTCNNLTSFEMSSSILRIAKHLEVVAMLNCPHLEELLIYPARQAHFQDLRYLNIWGCPRIKDLSTWVIHAPRLQTLVVCSCSSFEEIIADRFSSAEMDIFPNLRLLILKSLPQLRSICHQILPFPSLQVLRVTGCPSLKKLPFDSNSAKNNLEKIEGAEEWWNELQWEDDAYKLAFASKFTRYGLREGGIGDSAESEKEMKQMIEKALASTGATSTP